A single region of the Pseudomonadota bacterium genome encodes:
- the cobI gene encoding precorrin-2 C(20)-methyltransferase: MKPGRFYGVGIGPGDPRYLTLMAVEILRRVDLIFTAVGVNSAFSVSRQVVDFVDQVKAEKRELVFSMARDWEKRRAVLRANAALIAAELRRGRDCAFATLGDPSTYSTFGYLFALLREEMPNLESEIAPGITSFAALAARSQTVLVEDEERLCVLPGQNRIEPENLDLPPKSTTVLLKSYKNRNRLVEYFARQPDCSILYGSRLALEGEFVSRDPQAILARPEEYLSLLIVKRS, translated from the coding sequence ATGAAACCGGGTAGATTTTATGGAGTCGGTATCGGGCCGGGTGATCCCCGTTATCTGACCCTGATGGCGGTCGAGATCCTGCGTCGGGTCGATCTGATCTTCACGGCGGTGGGGGTCAATTCTGCCTTCAGCGTCTCGCGTCAGGTGGTCGATTTTGTCGACCAGGTCAAGGCCGAAAAAAGGGAGCTGGTGTTCAGCATGGCCCGCGACTGGGAAAAACGCCGGGCGGTGCTGCGCGCCAATGCGGCCCTCATCGCCGCCGAGTTGCGCCGGGGCCGGGATTGCGCCTTTGCGACCCTGGGCGATCCCTCGACCTACAGCACGTTTGGCTATCTGTTCGCGCTGTTGCGCGAGGAAATGCCGAATCTGGAAAGCGAAATCGCCCCCGGCATCACCTCTTTTGCGGCGCTTGCGGCCCGGTCCCAGACCGTGCTGGTCGAGGATGAAGAGCGGCTCTGCGTCCTGCCGGGGCAGAACCGGATCGAGCCCGAGAATCTTGACCTGCCCCCCAAGTCGACCACGGTGCTGCTCAAGAGTTACAAGAACCGCAATCGCCTGGTCGAGTATTTTGCCCGGCAGCCGGATTGCAGCATCCTTTACGGCAGCCGCCTGGCCCTGGAGGGTGAATTCGTCAGCCGTGATCCGCAGGCGATTCTGGCGCGGCCGGAGGAATATCTTTCCCTGCTGATTGTCAAGCGGAGTTGA